In Meiothermus ruber DSM 1279, the following proteins share a genomic window:
- a CDS encoding helix-turn-helix domain-containing protein: protein MERLAITPRELAKMLGVSANHVYNLIASGQVKVTRLGRRLLVPRYELERLGLLPKENPAMQGGAE, encoded by the coding sequence ATGGAACGTTTAGCAATCACTCCAAGGGAGCTCGCGAAGATGCTTGGCGTTAGCGCCAACCACGTTTATAACCTGATTGCGAGCGGTCAGGTAAAGGTTACTCGACTGGGAAGGCGTTTGCTGGTTCCCCGCTACGAGCTCGAGCGCCTGGGGCTCTTGCCCAAGGAAAACCCCGCCATGCAGGGCGGGGCTGAGTAG
- a CDS encoding bifunctional DNA primase/polymerase, with translation MPSPLQAALEYARLGYAVLPLLPGEKRPHSRLAPNGLTNATPDPEVLRRWWQAVPTAGVGILPPEQVLVLDFDAPEVWEQLRAEYPELATAPRQRSPRGGVHVFLKLPKSLIGSLTTTARKMPGLDLRGLGKAYLAAAPTELPNGGYSWEAPLLPPAELPLPPEGLLKRLLPEPPPPPPEYQPASFRGVKGDKLTRRLEGLLRWACERVASTPEGQRHNTLLSYARLIGGYVHLGLDPEQVTSALAEAAMQAGLPHSEAEATARDGLRYGLDAPLELPADEGKGDTFGEAPTCPLDGRTGGGQVMGNPRYKVERGQIWAAKVEGRGESQGVAYWPLCNFAAVIEREIVATDGLETETLFELRGYTSTGRPLPVALVKSGEFSGMNWVARHWGAEAVVLPGQANRDHLRAAIQFLSLSEGRIRRATVYRHLGWTKTADGWVYLHAGGGIGAKGSVTGLEVQLGKVFENFALPEPPTGEAEREAITTLWRLSEVTPYRVSVPLLLYALATPLGHTPFSLYLAGPSGSQKTSLALVIQSLWGWHDSPPTSWEATPNALEAYGFTAKDALLLIDDYAPQASEQKQKELQAKAARVLRSQGNATGRGRMRADGSLAGDRPPRGSLLVTGEDLPPGHSIRARCLFLELERGDVDLRRLSEAQRQNREGAYARALSAWVRYLSADLETYQRQLADRTAELRPRWESQHGRTTDALARLHATWELYRDYAATVGVDLAYMDGRVLEALEAVRRTQSSYQRDSDPTERFGGLLFSALRMGRGHLVPVSWRPGQSIEDYLDDPTRWGWRYRETTSGHPDAHGVWEPLGPQIGWLPDDPDTLGLYLDPTPAYTVLARLANESGEPLLTERTLWKRLGERGAIRIQGDGQSIRYQAVVKIHGKSTRVVHLLGGYISKTGNTGNRADNGVQDEENSVTGFSSVTGTTGNREPAPEQREEMVTGTTGNLAETGNHGRAVQDATKTGVTGVTGCTDIRGSHATQEEEEEGGDWEVVL, from the coding sequence ATGCCTAGCCCCCTACAAGCCGCCCTCGAGTACGCCCGGCTGGGGTATGCGGTGCTGCCCCTGCTGCCCGGTGAGAAGCGCCCACACAGCCGGTTGGCCCCTAACGGGTTGACGAACGCCACCCCCGACCCCGAGGTGTTGCGCCGCTGGTGGCAGGCCGTGCCCACCGCCGGGGTGGGTATCCTGCCCCCCGAGCAGGTGTTGGTGCTGGACTTTGACGCGCCCGAGGTGTGGGAGCAACTGCGGGCTGAATACCCCGAGCTAGCCACAGCCCCCCGGCAAAGGAGCCCTCGGGGTGGGGTGCATGTCTTCCTGAAGCTGCCTAAAAGTCTGATAGGAAGCCTCACCACCACCGCCCGGAAGATGCCGGGGTTAGACCTGCGCGGGCTGGGGAAAGCGTACCTTGCGGCTGCCCCCACCGAGCTACCAAACGGGGGCTATAGCTGGGAAGCCCCCCTGCTGCCCCCGGCTGAACTGCCCCTGCCCCCCGAGGGGCTGCTAAAGCGTCTGCTGCCCGAGCCCCCACCCCCACCACCTGAGTACCAGCCCGCGAGCTTCCGGGGTGTGAAGGGCGACAAGCTGACCCGCCGCCTGGAAGGCCTTCTGCGCTGGGCTTGTGAGCGGGTAGCCAGTACCCCCGAGGGGCAACGCCATAACACCCTGCTCAGTTACGCCCGGCTGATAGGCGGCTATGTCCACCTGGGCCTCGACCCGGAGCAGGTCACCAGCGCCCTGGCCGAGGCTGCTATGCAGGCCGGGTTACCCCACTCCGAGGCCGAGGCCACCGCACGGGACGGGCTGAGGTACGGGCTGGATGCGCCGTTGGAACTGCCCGCTGATGAGGGCAAGGGGGATACTTTCGGGGAAGCCCCCACCTGCCCTCTGGATGGGCGCACTGGTGGGGGGCAGGTGATGGGGAACCCCCGCTACAAGGTGGAGCGCGGGCAGATTTGGGCCGCCAAGGTAGAGGGCCGGGGTGAGTCACAGGGTGTGGCCTACTGGCCCCTGTGCAACTTCGCTGCTGTGATTGAGCGCGAGATAGTCGCTACTGATGGGCTCGAGACCGAGACCCTGTTTGAACTTCGGGGCTACACCTCCACAGGCCGCCCGCTGCCTGTGGCCCTGGTGAAGTCGGGCGAGTTTTCCGGCATGAACTGGGTGGCCCGGCACTGGGGGGCTGAGGCGGTGGTGCTGCCCGGTCAGGCCAACCGGGATCACCTGCGGGCCGCCATTCAGTTTTTGAGCCTGAGCGAAGGGCGCATCCGCCGCGCTACCGTGTACCGGCATCTGGGTTGGACGAAGACAGCGGACGGCTGGGTGTACCTGCACGCGGGAGGTGGCATCGGGGCGAAGGGAAGCGTGACCGGGCTCGAGGTACAGCTTGGGAAAGTATTTGAGAACTTCGCCCTGCCCGAGCCCCCTACAGGCGAAGCTGAGCGCGAGGCCATCACCACACTGTGGCGGCTGTCGGAGGTGACCCCCTACAGGGTGAGCGTCCCACTTCTGCTCTACGCCCTGGCTACGCCGCTGGGTCACACACCCTTCAGCCTCTACCTGGCAGGCCCGAGTGGAAGCCAGAAGACCTCGCTGGCCTTGGTCATTCAATCCCTGTGGGGCTGGCACGACAGCCCGCCCACAAGCTGGGAAGCCACCCCCAACGCCCTGGAAGCCTACGGCTTCACCGCCAAAGATGCCCTGCTGCTGATAGACGACTACGCCCCTCAAGCGAGTGAGCAGAAACAGAAGGAACTACAGGCCAAAGCCGCTCGGGTTTTGCGTTCACAGGGTAACGCTACGGGGCGGGGAAGAATGCGGGCAGACGGCTCACTGGCAGGGGATAGACCCCCTCGGGGCAGTCTGCTGGTCACCGGGGAGGACTTACCGCCGGGGCACTCCATTCGGGCTCGGTGTCTTTTTCTCGAGCTCGAGCGCGGGGATGTAGACCTGCGCCGGCTCAGTGAAGCGCAACGCCAAAACCGTGAAGGCGCATATGCCCGCGCCCTGAGCGCTTGGGTTCGCTACCTCTCCGCTGACCTCGAAACCTACCAACGCCAACTCGCAGACCGTACCGCTGAACTTCGCCCGCGCTGGGAATCCCAACACGGGCGCACCACGGATGCCCTGGCCCGGCTGCACGCCACCTGGGAGCTATACCGCGACTACGCCGCCACCGTGGGGGTTGACCTCGCTTATATGGATGGGCGGGTGCTGGAAGCCCTCGAAGCAGTACGCCGCACCCAATCGTCCTACCAAAGAGATTCTGACCCCACCGAGCGCTTCGGGGGGTTACTCTTTAGCGCCCTTCGCATGGGCCGGGGCCACCTGGTGCCTGTGTCTTGGAGGCCGGGGCAATCTATAGAGGATTACCTGGACGACCCCACCCGCTGGGGCTGGCGCTACCGCGAAACCACCAGCGGCCACCCTGACGCTCATGGGGTGTGGGAACCCCTGGGGCCACAAATCGGCTGGCTTCCTGACGACCCAGACACCCTCGGGCTATACCTCGACCCCACCCCGGCCTACACCGTGCTGGCACGTCTGGCGAACGAGTCGGGCGAGCCGTTACTCACCGAGCGCACCCTGTGGAAGCGGCTGGGGGAGCGGGGGGCTATCCGTATTCAGGGGGACGGTCAGTCTATCCGTTACCAAGCAGTGGTCAAGATTCACGGTAAATCCACCCGTGTTGTGCACCTGCTAGGGGGTTATATCTCAAAAACCGGTAACACCGGTAACCGTGCCGATAATGGCGTGCAGGACGAGGAAAACTCGGTTACCGGTTTTTCTTCGGTTACCGGTACGACCGGTAACCGGGAGCCCGCACCAGAACAGCGCGAAGAGATGGTTACCGGTACGACCGGTAACCTGGCAGAAACCGGTAACCACGGGAGAGCCGTCCAGGACGCAACAAAAACCGGAGTTACCGGTGTTACCGGTTGTACAGATATAAGGGGTAGCCACGCTACGCAAGAGGAAGAGGAAGAGGGGGGTGACTGGGAGGTGGTGCTATGA